One window of the Diachasmimorpha longicaudata isolate KC_UGA_2023 chromosome 9, iyDiaLong2, whole genome shotgun sequence genome contains the following:
- the Lov gene encoding protein jim lovell: protein MSSTAESPDGGMALQSHYSLRWNNHQTHILQAFEALLHAEILVDVTLVCSDSSIRAHKVVLSACSPFFERIFAEHPCKHPVIVLKDFPGREVAALIDFMYRGEVRVGREELPGLMRAAESLQVRGLASSEPRPASPPVTPVETPIDLLGDRLSPEGDHDADTDSIQRESRTIFSRDRDRDRLPHMGHLNFSLRELRESCNSPLLPRRKQARPRRRSGELIPQDLSRPHPPASLSPPCGLNLSGALPSQPTGSQTPGQSQIPSSQAPRTPSQSNPPSTPTHREETAENLSMKRSLSPGLPTEQAIKTESEAASSPRGSPMTGTSLHPDGSLQDLPTPGLPSMSLSLTPPHHPSEYLTSLGQFAAQWLPNHQSQLAHRDGSPQGHNRNPHYHQEQMTPTRRSVAVFPMDGVSPLASGGLFPHGGGLERGTLLTELHDSFKPEAFQGLFGGNLGHHITKKPKKHRGDGDTARRWSEHGRGMPIGRPKGQHSAPRGGPPRSWTNAELTEALQHVWNKKMTTSQASRMFGIPYNSLLMYVRGKYGKSLKLEQLKRDCTGATTGEVMNSLNNNVKAIQPPSQMGHPLGLPHPGDESYSHHPLLGGNLPQGFFPDFGAAFPVPVSMVHLLPPSEQKAFEGVGGSGGGGNSDLGQQSRSPSPSQHDSIQPPQSAPALLQQNGSE from the exons ATGTCGAGCACCGCGGAGAGTCCCGACGGTGGTATGGCACTGCAGTCACACTATTCACTGCGATGGAACAATCATCAGACACACATACTGCAGGCCTTTGAAGCACTACTACATGCAGAGATACTCGTCGATGTCACTCTCGTGTGCTCGGACAGTAGCATCAGGGCGCACAAGGTCGTCCTCAGTGCCTGCAG TCCGTTCTTCGAGAGGATATTCGCTGAACATCCGTGCAAACATCCGGTGATAGTCCTGAAGGATTTTCCAGGTCGTGAAGTTGCCGCCCTGATAGACTTCATGTATCGTGGTGAGGTGCGTGTTGGTAGAGAAGAATTGCCAGGTTTAATGCGTGCTGCGGAGAGTCTTCAGGTACGTGGTCTTGCGTCTTCCGAGCCTCGGCCAGCATCGCCCCCCGTTACCCCAGTGGAGACACCAATTGACCTTCTGGGTGACCGACTCAGTCCAGAGGGTGATCATGATGCGGATACGGATTCGATTCAACGCGAATCTCGAACGATATTCAGTCGTGATCGTGATCGCGATCGTCTTCCCCACATGGGACACCTCAATTTCTCCCTCCGTGAGTTGCGCGAATCTTGCAATTCTCCACTATTACCACGACGAAAACAGGCACGACCAAGAAGAAGATCGGGTGAACTGATTCCCCAGGATCTGTCCCGACCACATCCACCCGCGAGTCTCAGTCCGCCCTGTGGTCTTAACTTGAGTGGAGCACTACCAAGTCAGCCAACAGGTAGCCAAACACCAGGTCAGTCGCAGATACCATCATCTCAGGCACCACGTACTCCATCACAAAGTAATCCACCGTCAACACCGACACATCGTGAAGAAACAGCTGAAAATTTATCGATGAAGCGTTCCCTATCTCCAGGGCTTCCCACCGAACAGGCCATAAAGACTGAGAGTGAGGCAGCTAGCAGTCCACGTGGCTCACCCATGACCGGTACAAGTCTTCATCCAGATGGCTCCTTGCAGGATCTTCCTACACCGGGTTTACCCTCAATGTCACTCTCCCTGACCCCACCACATCATCCAAGCGAGTACCTGACGTCACTGGGTCAATTTGCTGCCCAATGGCTGCCAAATCATCAGAGCCAACTGGCACACAGGGACGGCAGCCCCCAGGGCCACAATCGTAATCCGCATTATCATCAGGAGCAGATGACACCGACAAGAAGATCTGTCGCTGTATTCCCCATGGATGGTGTGTCACCGTTGGCCAGTGGTGGATTATTTCCACATGGTGGTGGATTGGAGAGAGGTACATTACTCACCGAGTTGCATGATAGCTTCAAACCAGAGGCATTTCAGGGACTGTTTGGGGGCAATTTGGGTCATCACATCACCAAGAAACCAAAGAAGCACAGGGGCGATGGAGATACTGCTAGGAGGTGGTCAGAGCATGGAAGGGGAATGCCCATTGGAAGGCCCAAAGGACAGCACAGCGCCCCACGAGGTGGACCACCCAGATCGTGGACCAATGCCGAACTCACGGAAGCTCTTCAGCAtgtttggaataaaaaaatgactacTTCACAGGCTAGCCGTATGTTTGGCATTCCTTATAACAGTTTACTCATGTATGTCAGGGGAAAGTACGGAAAGAGTCTCAAACTTGAGCAACTCAAGAGGGACTGCACTGGCGCGACAACTGGCGAAGTCATGAACTCATTGAATAATAATGTCAAGGCCATTCAGCCACCCTCGCAAATGGGTCATCCTCTTGGTCTACCTCATCCTGGCGATGAATCATACAGTCATCATCCACTTCTTGGTGGCAATCTACCGCAAGGATTCTTTCCCGATTTTGGCGCTGCCTTTCCTGTTCCTGTTAGCATGGTTCATCTGCTACCACCTAGTGAACAAAAAGCCTTCGAGGGGGTGGGTGGCAGTGGGGGCGGGGGTAACAGTGATCTTGGACAACAGAGCCGATCACCATCGCCCAGTCAACATGACAGTATTCAACCACCACAATCAGCTCCAGCGTTACTGCAGCAGAATGGATCGGAATGA